The Acidobacteriaceae bacterium nucleotide sequence CCCTCCACGCTCTTCTTCGTCGCGAAGTGCGTCAGGATAGGCCACTGTCCCTGTGCGGACAGCGCTAAAGCCAGGAGGCTACAAGCTCATGCCTACGAAATTTCCGGATAAAAATCGAAGAACGCATCAATGCTGTGGCGAAGCTGCGCTTCAATCTGCTCCCGCGAGCCCGAAAGCACATGCATCGTCACGCGAGAGTCGTTCCCGTTCTTCAGCTCTATCTTCGCCGCCTCAACTGCCGCAACTTCCTCTGCCGGCAGCAACTTCATCCCATAAACCAAAACCAGATCAGCCATCCTCAAATCCTACGCTTTTGCCCGTCTGAACCCTTTTCATCGCCGCTACAATCAAAAGAGTTATGTCAGAGATCGTTCGCGACACCGTCATCCTTGGCTCCGGCTGCTCCGGACTCACCGCCGCTATCTACGCGGCCCGTGCCAACCTCAAGCCCCTCGTTCTCGAAGGGCATGAACCCGGCGGACAGCTTTCCATCACCACGCTGGTTGAAAACTTTCCCGGCTGGCCCGAAGGCATCCAGGGCCCCGAACTCATCGAGAACATGAAGAAGCAGGCAACGCGCTTCGGCGCCGAGCTGCGCATGGCTCACCTCACCAGCGCGAACCTGCTCGTCTCCCCGTTTGAGCTGCAGGTCGGCAAAGACATCATCAAGACCCGCACGCTGATCATCGCCTCTGGAGCCTCGGCGCGCTGGCTCGGCCTGTCCAGCGAAAAAGCGCTCGTCGGCTTCGGCGTCAGCTCCTGCGCCACCTGCGACGGCTTCTTCGCCTCTGGCAAGGAGATCGCCGTGATCGGCGGTGGTGACTCCGCGATGGAAGAGGCGCTCTTCCTCACGCGTTTCGCCAGCAAGGTCACGCTCATCAACCGCTCGGAGAACTTCAAAGCTTCGCGCATTATGCTGGAGCGCGCCATCGCGCACCCGCAGATCGAGTTCCTCCACAACACCGTCGTAGAAGATTGCCTCGGCGTGGAAGAGAAGGACCTCAAGGGCCTGAAGCTGCACAACACGAAGACCGGCGAGCGCTGGACGCTTCCCGTGCAGTTCATGTTCCTCGGCATCGGTCACGAGCCCAACGCAACGATGTTCTCCGGCCAGATCGACCTCGACGCCGACGGCTACGTCAAGACCGAGCACAACGTCTTCACCACGCGTCAAGGCGTTCAGATCCACGGCGTCTACGCCTGCGGCGACGTCCAGGACCGCCGCTACCGCCAAGCCATCACGGCTGCCGGAACAGGCTGCATGGCCGCTCTCGAAGTTGAAAAGTACCTCGAAGAGCTCGGCCGCTAAATCAACGGAAGCAACAAAAAGCGGCTGTGAGTCGGTGGATTTCCTTCCACCCTCTCACAGCCGCTTTTTTCTTCCCTTCCGCTAGATCTTGGCAGCCTCCAGCACAGCGATTCGCTTCTGCGCCAACCGATACGACGCCGTCGGCCCGACATACGTCGACAGCGAAAACTGGTTCGGCTCCACATGTCGATAGGCCCCGAGCGCCGCTTCACGCTCACCATACTGCTCATAGATCAAGCCAAGCGCGAACCATATCTCCGAGTTCGGCATCGTTTCGTTGGCAGCCGTCATCGCCTTCGTCACCATGTCCCGAGCCTCGGAGACGCGCCCCTGCAACGCATACACACAAGCCAGTGTATGCAGCTCCGCGAACGACGGCGTCTTGGTCATCTGTACCGCCTGCTGCGCCGCCTTCAGGTCCGCATCCGTGATCGTACCCGTCACAACACTGAGCCACGCAAGCCCGTTCCAGTCACGAGCTTCCGCCTTGTCACTCGCGGTAATCTGCGTCATCACCTTATGCGAATCAGCCCACCGGCCCTGTGCTTCCAGCGAGAACGAAAGCTCGCGCAGCAGCACAACGTTGTCAGGCTTCTTCTCCAGCTTCGCCCGCAGCAGTTTCTCCAACGGCGCGCCTTCGTTCTTCAACAGGTATGAGCGGCACAGCAACCTCAACGCCGTATCAGAGTCCGGCTCAGCCGCAAGCAAACGCTCCGCAGCAGGCCGCAGCACGTCACCGTTCTCAGCCCCGGAAGCAGCTTCCGCCAGCAGCAGGTCAAGGTCTTCCTGGTGCGACCCCGTGGCCTTCTCGCGAGCCGCAGCCACCTCGGCAAGGTACGGCTTGGCATCCACCGACGAAGCGACCAATGAGATCGCCGCCAGCCGCATAGACGCCACCGAATCAGCGCCCTCCTTCGTGCTGCCAACCGTCCAGAAGCGCGGCAGCATCGGGCCGCTCAACACATCATCGCCACCGCCACGGTGCGTCTCCTCTCGAATCCAGTCGAGCATCGCCTTCGCAGACTTCGTGTCCCCATGCTCTAACCGCTTCAACACCGCGTTGCCGCAGAAGACAGTGTCTTTGTCTTCGCAAATCACACGGTAGCTCGAGCCCTCCCGCGCAACAAACATGTGCGAAGGATCGGCGCCGACAATCTGCACCACCACCTTCCATCCGCTCGCATCGTCTCCGGTAGCCTTGAAGCTCACGTTGTTGCTGATGAGGTCAGCCATCACATTCGGTTGCAGCGACGACTGCCGTGCCAGAATCCGCATCATGTCCGCGCCCAGCATGGCCTTGTCCAGATCGAAAGCGAACTCGCGGTCCGAGACGTAGCCATCATGGCTCATCTGCGGCTCCATCTGCGCACGAGTTGCATTCCCGCGGAACATCATCGTCATCATGTGCTCGACAGGATAGGTAGGCTCCGTGGGCTTCACCGTCTCCCCGTCCACATGCTTTACCTGGCGATACATCTCCACCTGGCGCCCCAGGGCAGCAGCATTCGCGTCGCCCTCAATTCCAGCGTTCAGAATCTCTGCACCCTCTGCGTAGTGAGAGATCTGGGCCAGCAAAGACCCTGCCGTACGCAGGTTCTGCAGCCTTTCGCTCGCACCATCATTGCCGCGCGACGCTGCCGCAAGCCCTGCAGACACGCCCTTCGCCACCGTTGCAGACGCAATCGCCAGAGACCGCCGCGTACCATCCGAAGGTAGTTTCGCCAGCTCTGCATCGAGCTCCGCATAGCGGCCCGAGAAGTACAGCGCGTAGAGCAGATTGTTCATAGTCTGCGACGTCACCTTGGTCTTGTCCTTATCGATCATCGCGCGATACGTCGTAACGGCACTGGCAACATCTGCGTCCTTTGCATAACGCACGCCACGTGCATTGAACTCGTACAACACGGCCAGATCGAAGCGCATGTCATTGTTTTCAGGGTCAAGCTCAACGGCCTTCTTCATAGCTACCAGCGCAGCCGCGCGGTCGAAGTTACCGCCAAAGCGAACACCCAGGCTATCGCGCTCCAGCGAATAAGCCAGCACCACCTGCGTGATCGACTCCCCCGGCGCAAGCTCAACTGCCTTGCGTGCCTGCGCCTGGCTCTCTTCCACCAGTCCAAGCTCCATCAACGTGTTCGCCAGACGCGCGTGATACATCGCCTCCGACGGATGCGCCGCAATCATTCTGCGCTGAATCGCAAGCTCATCCTTCACCTTGCCTGCAGCCTTCTCGCGCTCGCCAGGAGCATCGAAGAAGAGCCCAATGTAATCGCGCTTATCCAACTCCAGCACAGCCGTCCGCATCGCCAGCGCTTCTTCCGCCGTCAACGTTCCCGGGCCACTGTCAAAGTGAATCACCGCATCAATCACATTCGGCTGTGGGCTCGTGTACGTCTCCGTCAAAACCGCCTTGCCAAGCTGCGTCGTCTTGTTCGGCAGCAAAGCACGAGCCACAAATCCATCGGGCGCAACAACGTGGAGACGACGCTCATCCGTAAACGGCATGAAGGTATACGTCTTCAACCGGCTCGCTTCCGCCAGCGCAAACTCATGCTTCGCCTGTGCACTTGCATCCGGGTTCAGCTTCTCCGGCTCCGTGCGGAACCAGCGCGGCAAGCGGTAGATCGCATAGGTGGCATACGCCACCGCACCCGAGTCTGTCAGCCCGGACATGCCTCGACGCGCGCCATCCATATCCAGCGTCAGCGCAAACGGCTTCTGCAGATCAGCCGCATCTCCATGTGAAACGTGTGTCAGCGTCTTTGCGAGGTACGTGTTGTTTGCATACTTCTCCATCTGCGTATGCAGTTCGCCGACATCCTCGCCCCCATACTGCGAGCGATACTGCGCGTCCACGTCCCCCGTCGTCTGCGAAACCTCTACAGTGTGTGAAGGTCCATACTGCGCCAGCGTGAAATCACGCGTCTCCACCAGCACAGACCCCGTCGCGACAGCCTCTGGAATCTTGGTCAGCTCCGTCGTCCCTGCCGCAATCACCAGCGCTTTGCGGCCATGATCGCCCCACGGCAGACTGCCTAGCGCATAGTGCTCCGCCGTCGCATCGATCCACACCGCCGGTTCGCTGCCCGCCGCCGGAACATAGACGATCGCATGATCGAACTGCGTCAGCCCCGGCTGATCGCTCTCAACGTCCGCACCCGGCCCTGCACTCAACAGCGCCAGGTTTGCCGGCACGCCAACCGCCCGCAGCATCGCAACCAGCAACGTCGCCTTGTCTTTGCAGTCGCCGTAGTGACGCTTCAACGTCTCTGCCGGGCGCTGCGGAGTCAGCTTGGCCGCACCAAACTCCACGCCGGTGTAACGCACAGACTTGTGCAACGCCGCCAGCACAGCAGCCATCTTGGCCATGCGCTCCGTCGGCAACGTGCTTGGCAACGCAGCCTTTACGTCGTCCACCACAATCTGTGGCTCCGCCAAAGCCGCATAGCCCGACGCCATCGCAGCCCACGACGCCCCCGTCGAAAAGAACACATGCGGCCGCGTCGACTCGTTCGAGTTGAGGTTGATGTCGTCCTCCGTCGTCGCCGCCATCCCTACCGCCTCGTACACCACGCGGTGCAAACCAGCCACATCCTCACTCGTCGTAGCTTCGTGCACCTCTGTCGGCAGCTTGGTTCGAACCGCCATCCCCGCAGGCGACTCCACGATCAACCGCGACACCGCCACCGGCACGCTCAACCGCACAGAAAACTGGTAGTTCCCCCCACCGGCAAAGTAAGGAGTCTTCTCCTCCAGCGTCTCCACTTCTTCCACGATCGAACCCACACCCACCGCCGGAAGAGGCGCTCGTCGCACATGCTCCGAAGAAAACGTATCGCTGTCATCAGCCTTTACCGGAGCATCCGTCACGGTCTTCTGGTCCAGCTCTGCAAAGCGGCCATCCACCGTCAGCACTCGCGCACGCAACTGCGAGGGCTTCTCAAACCAGGGATCCCAGGTCTGCGAGATCTCTGACCAGCCCTTCACCGCCTCCTGCACATCAATGCGGTAGATCCGGCGATGCTCCGTGATCCGCGTTCCATCTGCCGCAAACCGGAAGCGAGACTCTTCCAGCAGAATCTGCACATCAGATTCTGACGATGCAGGAACGGCAGCAGACGCAGCACGTAACTCCGCCACGCTGGAACGAAAGACAGCACCACCCAGCTTTGGGGCGGTTGCCGGAACACTCTGGGCCTGGGACACAGAAAAAGCAGAAAGCAGCAGCGCAGCCGCCGCGACCGGATACGAACGCAACATCGGGGAAACCTTCAAAATGGAATGTGCACTCAACATACCAGCTTCGTCAGCCCAATCCCCTCAATAAGAGCACGACGCATAATTCCCTACCGCAACAGCGTCAAGCCAATCGTGCGTAAATCGCCCATCTCCTGAAAATCCCCTTGGAGACAAGTCGAGCATCGATATAACGTTGCCAATACGATCCTTTTCTATCCTGGGAGCCTTGTACGCACACTCCCGCCTACCCTCTGGACTACCCGCAAGGAGAGTTGCGTTGACGTTCCTATCGATTACTCGTCGTCTTATCATCCCTGTTACCGCTGCGGCGGTAACACTGGCGCTCGCTGGCTGCGCCATGACCAACACCGCCACCACGACCTCCGCCACAACAGCAGCTTCTCTGACCGGACACATCATGGGCGGCAACCAGCCCGTTGTCGGATCCTCCGTATATCTCTATGGGGCAGGTTCAACCGGATACGGCCTCGGCTCCCAGGTGTATGCTTCGACCACCTCGGCCTATGACGCCTATGGCTCGTTCTCCTTCACCAAGAACAGCACAAACACCGGCGCAAACCCTGGTGGCAACACCTGGGGCTGCCCCGCAAGCGGCGATCCGCAGATGTTCCTCGTCGCCCTCGGCGGAAACTCGACCGGCAACGGCACGGCAAACAATCCCAACCCGAACAGCGCGATTGCTCTGGTAGCTTCCATCGGTAAGTGCTCCACGGTATCGAACGCGACCTTCGCAAACATTAACGAAGTCACCACCGTAGCCTCGATGGCCGCGCTTCAGCAGTACTACAACCCTGTGAGCGGAGCCATCGGCGCACCCGCCACCACACAGGGCCAGCTCGGCTTCAACAATGCCGTCGCGACCATCTCCACGCTAGTCAACACCTCTGCGGGTACGGCAAACACCACCTACACCCCGTCCAGCAGCGTCAGCGGAGTCACCGTCACGGCCACTCCCGAGTCGGCCAAGATCAATACCATCGCAAACATCCTCGCCGCCTGCGTCAACAGCACGGACGCAAGCAGCGACAATTGCACCACGCTTTTCAGTAACTCGGTACCGCCGTCGCCTTCCGTAATCAGCCAGCCGTCGCTTACCTTCCAGACGGCGAACAACACGCTACAGGCGATCTACTTCATGCTCACGAATCCGACCAGCGGTTCACCGACGGCGGTGGGCAAGCTCTTCGGCCTCACAGCCGCTGCAGCCCCCTTCCAGCCCTCACTGACTGCTGCCCCCAGCGACTGGACAATCGGCATCAGTTACACGACCGCAGGAAGCTGCTCGATTGGTTATCCCCTGGATTACCCCAACGGGGTCGCTATCGACTCCCAGGGAAATGTCTATGTCAACAACAGTGTGACCGCAACCCCGACATTGGGTGTTTTCTCTCCCACCGGAGGCGTATCAGCCTGCGTCGGCGACAGCGCCCTCTACGGTAGCACCTACGCGCTCGCCATCGATGCAAATGACACGGCGTGGATGTCGACGTACTCCACCTCGTCCAGTGCCACCAGCAAGCTGCTCCGTTACGGTGCAGGCACCGAGACAGTATGGACTGAGCCTGTCGCCACCATGGAGGGACTCTCTTTTGATGGCAGCGGAAACCTCTACGCCTACGACTACGGCGGCAAGCAGCCCTACATGTACAGTGGCGCAGCCTCCGCCTCCTCCGCTGTAGCCGCCACTCAGATCGGAACCACAGGCGCGAGCTACGGCTCCGCGCAGGCAACGGACGGTCTACAGAACACGCTTATCGTCAACAACACCTACACCATCGCCAGCAGCGGCCCGTACGTCGTGACACCGAGCACCGCTACAGGAGCGGTCAACGGCTACACCACCAGCGCAGCCAGCTACACGGGCGGCCCCACGTATTACACGTACGCCATTGCGCTTGCGTCCAGCAGCGTTCCAAACAACACGAGCTCCTTCTGGATGGGCAACTACTGCGCAACGAACTGCGCAACGGTTGGCACATCGAACAGCCTTGTACCGGTGAACATGGCCGGCCACACCGCCTCTTTCGGCACCTCGACCGCGCAATGCGCAGGCGGTATCTTCCGCCCCCGCGGCATCGCAGTCGACGGCGCGGGCAACGCCTGGGTATCGAACTACAACATCGCCAACGGTTCGGTCTCTGAGATCAGCGCCGCGAGCGCCGCGTTGTCTCCTGCCTACACCGGAACCTGCACGGACACCACCACAGGCTCAACAGCCATTGGTGGCTTTCAGAAGGCCTTCTATACCTCGAACCCGCGCGGTATCGCAGTCGATCCCTCCGGCAACGTTTGGACAGCTATCGGAACAACACTTGCAGGCTCGGCAATCGTCGAGTTCGTAGGCGCTGCCGTCCCGGTGGTCACCCCCATCGCTGCAGGCATCGCAGCCAACACCGTCGGCATGAAGCCCTAACCAGCACCACACAACAAACCGAAAAGCGGCGGCCACCTTGGCCGCCGCTTTTCTTTGCCTCATCAACATCCGCAACAATCCTCCTACCCCTCTCGCGCGTCCTATCCACAGAGGTCTTCCATGCGCCGCCTTTTCACCACCCTCTTCGCCGCGACTCTGGCTCTCTCCACAGTTGCCTGCAACGCCCAGCTCACGCACTCTCCCCTGCCCGCTCCAAAGCAGGATGACGCACTCGCCGCCAAACCATCACGCGCGACCGCCGTCTTCGCTGGCGGCTGCTTCTGGGGAACACAAGCTGTCTTCGAACACGTGAAGGGCGTGCTCAAGGTCACCGCAGGCTACGCTGGCGGCTCAGCCTCCACCGCCACGTACTCTCAAGTCACCACCGAGACCACCAAACACGCCGAGTCCGTTGAAATAGTCTACGATCCCTCCAAACTCACCTTCGGCCAACTGCTCCGTGTCTTCTTCACCGTGCACGACCCCACCACGCTCAACCGCCAGGGCAACGACGAAGGCACCAGCTATCGCTCGGCAGTCTTCTACACCTCGCCCCAACAGTTCAAACTCGCGCAGGCCTACATCGAGCAGCTCTCCGCCGCACGCTCATGGCCCAACAAGATCGTCACCGAAGTCACACCGCTCAAAGGCTTCTACCCCGGCGAAGACTACCACCAGGACTACGCGCTCAAGAACCCGAACGATCCCTACATCCTCGTCTGCGACCGTCCCAAGATTGCCACGCTAAAAGCCGACTACCCTGAGCTCTACGTCACCTACAAAGGCCACTAAGCCTCTGCCTCCGCAGCGATCGCAGGCGGCCTCGCGGCCCTTGCGGTCGTGATGAGGATCACGCTGCCCAGCACGAACACGCCACCCACCAGCGTCCGTACGCCCCACGGCTCGCCACCCAGAAAGTGCCCCAGCACCACAGCCACCATCGGGTTCACATAGGCGTATGTGCCCACCTTCGTCGGACTCTCCCGCGCCAGCAGCCACACATACGCGGTGAACCCTGCAATCGATCCCGCGAACACCAGGTACGCCCACGACCACAGCACATTCTTCGGCAACGCCATCAGCGAAAACCCACGCAGGTTACCCATCGCCGCAGCCAGCAGCAGCAACGCGCCGCCGCCCACCAGCATCTGCGCACCAGAACTCACGCCCTTCGACGCAGGCAGCGTCACGCGCCGCGAAACCACACTGCCCAGCGCAAAAAAGAGCGCCGAGCCCAGCAACGCAAGCGCGCCCACAACCGTCACCGGAGCCTCTCCCGAAGCGCCCAGCCGCAGCGACAACACCGCGACCCCGGCCAGCCCCAGCAACAACGCTCCCACCAGCCGCACCGTCAGCTGCCGCGTCTTCAGCACCACCACTTCGCCCAGCGCGATGAACAACGCAATCGTTGAAATCACCACGCTCGCCAGCCCCGAAGGCACATGCGCCTCGGCCCAGAAGAGCAGGCCGTAGTTGCCGACAAAGATCAGCAACGCCACAACGCTGAGCCCCTTCCACTCCGCCACCGAAGGCCAGCGAGCACCGCGCAGCATCTGCCATCCGAACAGCAGAATGCCCGCGGCAAAAAATCGCATGGACGCAAACAACACCGGCGGCACAACCAGCACCCCCACGCGGATCGCATAGAACGTCGAGCCCCAGATGAAGTAGATCGCTGCAAATGCCAGCAGCACCTTCCACAACGGCGCGTGATCTTCCTGCTGCATCATGCCTGCTCCTGTTGAACCATCAGTCCCTTGCGGCGTACCAGCCGGTCGCAGTGCTCGCTCAACCCCACCAGCTCCAGCCGCTTGCCCTCCGCGCGATACTTCGCCGCCACGCCTTCAATCGCCTCCAGCGCCGACGCATCCATCACGCGTGCGTTTTCAAAGACCACCACCACATGCTCCGGGTCCGTCTTCGGCGAGAACATCCTCGCAAACTGCGTCGCCGAAGCAAAGAACAACGAGCCGTCCAGGT carries:
- a CDS encoding allantoinase; translated protein: MADLVLVYGMKLLPAEEVAAVEAAKIELKNGNDSRVTMHVLSGSREQIEAQLRHSIDAFFDFYPEIS
- the trxB gene encoding thioredoxin-disulfide reductase produces the protein MSEIVRDTVILGSGCSGLTAAIYAARANLKPLVLEGHEPGGQLSITTLVENFPGWPEGIQGPELIENMKKQATRFGAELRMAHLTSANLLVSPFELQVGKDIIKTRTLIIASGASARWLGLSSEKALVGFGVSSCATCDGFFASGKEIAVIGGGDSAMEEALFLTRFASKVTLINRSENFKASRIMLERAIAHPQIEFLHNTVVEDCLGVEEKDLKGLKLHNTKTGERWTLPVQFMFLGIGHEPNATMFSGQIDLDADGYVKTEHNVFTTRQGVQIHGVYACGDVQDRRYRQAITAAGTGCMAALEVEKYLEELGR
- a CDS encoding DUF3857 domain-containing protein, with the translated sequence MLRSYPVAAAALLLSAFSVSQAQSVPATAPKLGGAVFRSSVAELRAASAAVPASSESDVQILLEESRFRFAADGTRITEHRRIYRIDVQEAVKGWSEISQTWDPWFEKPSQLRARVLTVDGRFAELDQKTVTDAPVKADDSDTFSSEHVRRAPLPAVGVGSIVEEVETLEEKTPYFAGGGNYQFSVRLSVPVAVSRLIVESPAGMAVRTKLPTEVHEATTSEDVAGLHRVVYEAVGMAATTEDDINLNSNESTRPHVFFSTGASWAAMASGYAALAEPQIVVDDVKAALPSTLPTERMAKMAAVLAALHKSVRYTGVEFGAAKLTPQRPAETLKRHYGDCKDKATLLVAMLRAVGVPANLALLSAGPGADVESDQPGLTQFDHAIVYVPAAGSEPAVWIDATAEHYALGSLPWGDHGRKALVIAAGTTELTKIPEAVATGSVLVETRDFTLAQYGPSHTVEVSQTTGDVDAQYRSQYGGEDVGELHTQMEKYANNTYLAKTLTHVSHGDAADLQKPFALTLDMDGARRGMSGLTDSGAVAYATYAIYRLPRWFRTEPEKLNPDASAQAKHEFALAEASRLKTYTFMPFTDERRLHVVAPDGFVARALLPNKTTQLGKAVLTETYTSPQPNVIDAVIHFDSGPGTLTAEEALAMRTAVLELDKRDYIGLFFDAPGEREKAAGKVKDELAIQRRMIAAHPSEAMYHARLANTLMELGLVEESQAQARKAVELAPGESITQVVLAYSLERDSLGVRFGGNFDRAAALVAMKKAVELDPENNDMRFDLAVLYEFNARGVRYAKDADVASAVTTYRAMIDKDKTKVTSQTMNNLLYALYFSGRYAELDAELAKLPSDGTRRSLAIASATVAKGVSAGLAAASRGNDGASERLQNLRTAGSLLAQISHYAEGAEILNAGIEGDANAAALGRQVEMYRQVKHVDGETVKPTEPTYPVEHMMTMMFRGNATRAQMEPQMSHDGYVSDREFAFDLDKAMLGADMMRILARQSSLQPNVMADLISNNVSFKATGDDASGWKVVVQIVGADPSHMFVAREGSSYRVICEDKDTVFCGNAVLKRLEHGDTKSAKAMLDWIREETHRGGGDDVLSGPMLPRFWTVGSTKEGADSVASMRLAAISLVASSVDAKPYLAEVAAAREKATGSHQEDLDLLLAEAASGAENGDVLRPAAERLLAAEPDSDTALRLLCRSYLLKNEGAPLEKLLRAKLEKKPDNVVLLRELSFSLEAQGRWADSHKVMTQITASDKAEARDWNGLAWLSVVTGTITDADLKAAQQAVQMTKTPSFAELHTLACVYALQGRVSEARDMVTKAMTAANETMPNSEIWFALGLIYEQYGEREAALGAYRHVEPNQFSLSTYVGPTASYRLAQKRIAVLEAAKI
- the msrA gene encoding peptide-methionine (S)-S-oxide reductase MsrA — translated: MRRLFTTLFAATLALSTVACNAQLTHSPLPAPKQDDALAAKPSRATAVFAGGCFWGTQAVFEHVKGVLKVTAGYAGGSASTATYSQVTTETTKHAESVEIVYDPSKLTFGQLLRVFFTVHDPTTLNRQGNDEGTSYRSAVFYTSPQQFKLAQAYIEQLSAARSWPNKIVTEVTPLKGFYPGEDYHQDYALKNPNDPYILVCDRPKIATLKADYPELYVTYKGH
- a CDS encoding EamA family transporter, which produces MMQQEDHAPLWKVLLAFAAIYFIWGSTFYAIRVGVLVVPPVLFASMRFFAAGILLFGWQMLRGARWPSVAEWKGLSVVALLIFVGNYGLLFWAEAHVPSGLASVVISTIALFIALGEVVVLKTRQLTVRLVGALLLGLAGVAVLSLRLGASGEAPVTVVGALALLGSALFFALGSVVSRRVTLPASKGVSSGAQMLVGGGALLLLAAAMGNLRGFSLMALPKNVLWSWAYLVFAGSIAGFTAYVWLLARESPTKVGTYAYVNPMVAVVLGHFLGGEPWGVRTLVGGVFVLGSVILITTARAARPPAIAAEAEA